TTCCAATGCCCCCTGATCAAGTAGCTCCCAGCACCCCTCCTTCTCATGAAGTCCACTTCCTCTTTCCAACGCCCGACCAGCAGCTGAGTGGGAGAGGAGTAGAGTTCCCTGCGTACATCGCGGAAGCACCAGCACCTGCCCCCGTGGCACTGAACACCCTAGATTCCGGATGCCTTGAGCTGATGAATCTATACACAGATGTTCCAAGTGATTTCCCAAGAGAAGAAGAGCAGGATTTTATGGTGATCAACGACACCAATGACCCGCCAGCACAAACTAAACGACTGAACAGGCCTACCCCGTACGACCGCCCCGCTACCACCAGCACCAGCTCCTCCATCTCAAACCAACCAAAAGGTGACCGCAAACAGAAGAAGAGAGACCAGAACAAGACGGCGGCGCTCCGATACCGCCAGCGTAAGCGTGCCGAATACGACGCACTGGACGAAGAATGTCAGGGCTTGGAAGTCCGAAACAGGGAGCTGAAAGAAAAGTCCGACTCCATCGAAAGAGAGATCCAGTACGTGAAGGACCTTCTCATTGAGGTCTACAAGGCCAGAAGTCAAAGACTCCGCAACAACTAGAAAGTTTTGTACACTGAAAGGCAAAGACTTTGGACTGGTGACCACTTTCTAGAGCAGCCTATCCAACATTGTACTGTAAAACATTGGGTTGGGTCACTAAAAAAATCTAACACTTCCATCCATGCCTTATACTCAGAAAGTAGCTTGGGTTATCATTTCCATGGTTGCAAACCTTCAACATCTTAGTTGGTTTCAAGATTCTAATGCCTCTTCTGGTCCGGAGGTTTCATGGTTCTAAGGTTCTGCCACCACTCCTGCACTACAGTCCTCCCCAATTTTCTATGCATTATTTGTCTTTCCAATATAGATCTTCTTAGTGACCCATCTGATATTTTACCACAACACTTCACACTGGTAAAGGCAAAGTCTTCACCATTGTGGAGTGATTGATTTGTTGAATGTGATGTAGTGAGGTGCTTGTGTTACGTTTTAGATTTTTTGAGTGGATAaagttatattgttttatgtCTCTTGGAAAGCCTATGACCCCATCACCcctccaaatattattttattgttttatatttgaagaATAGGAAATATAGAAGGTGACTATGTCTCTATGACCATGtaggttaaaaaagtaaaagttgggAAGCCCTTTCGGGAGCTACAGGCAGTAACAAAAACCCTAAAGGACTTCTCAAATGATATAGATACTAGACAAGTGAAGAATTACTAGGTTTATAGTAAATTGAAGAATTTCTCTTCTCTAAAgccttgaaacatttttaaaaggattttttttttcaagagaacACATCAAAAAAGGTTGGGTGATATAAAATGTGTAAGACACAAAACTTAGATATCATTATTGGATTTACCACTGACCAGCTACCTCCACGTGGCtccctaaaaaaagaaagaaacccgATGTAGCTTggcattaaataattataatattgagacccacaataaaatattaagatTCCACTAGTTAACATATAAAAGGCTTTCTTGGTTGTAAACGTAATTTGGCTTGTTGGATTTTTGGCAGTTTATCAGGGACTTATTTTTACGTTTATTGTTTAGATATTCTAAGTGTGATTTAGAGGGATTTGGgtattatattatatctataaaaaatacaatcttGCAATTACAagcactaataaataataaatgttgcacAAACGTTGCTTCTTTTGCATCCTAAGCAGCTGAATATTTAAGATGTCTCCAGTGTACACAAAGTTTGATTGGCCGGTATGGActacaatgttctccccagacccttttagttgggtgcaccacccatcactttttagtagccactaggctatttttgggtggttactgaaaaattgggttatAATACAGGGCCACAACCTGGCTACAAcgtcttcccacccagctaaaaaaacatTCTCGGGAGAATACTATACCTAGCTCAGTTTACACATCAATCTGATTTATTGTTTGGTATAACAAAGTCAATCTGCAGGCAAAATAATCAGGGAATACTGAACATAATTTAATGACCACAAAAACATTGAAGGTATTTTTGGGTGCATTTTAGGGAAACAAAACTGAATGAACAACAACGGGGACAAGCACTGTTTTGTGTTCACATCTGGTAAAGTCTTTCCCTCATATCTCACAAAAAGTGTCATGAAAACACAAAAGTGTGACTGGAGCcctaataatttaaattgttaatatCACCAGAAAACAAACACTATATGATGCTTAAAAGTGCGCACACCTCTGAACCACTTCATGTGGCATTTCACCCTGGGCaaccaatagagaatgaatagaggTAGCAATGGGGGCAGTGGGGGCAGCCAGCAGTACTTAAaggctcactgctgcccccattattacccctattcattctttattggtGCTGTTCAAATGCCGGTTCAGTGGTGTGGGCGGCCAACAAGTCACTGGGAGCTTCACAGAAACATTTGTTCAAACCACCAGTCTGGTCAGTCATGGTGGTAGCTGTGTGGTGGGACTCCATGGTACCCATTAAAGATCCCTATCCCTCTCATCCTAAAGACAGTTTGTGATACAGGATACTAATCAATTTCATTGCAATCATACAAATGcccccataaaaaaatattattgtatcaCTTAAATGATTTGCCATCACCCGTGAAAGATGGTGCATTCAAACCACTGCACCCCTCACAGAATCATACTGcccagagaaaacaaaaaattataaagataagtatgctaaaaaaatgttgaaaaacaacGTTATCATGCCttagattaataaaataaagtgccaAAGCATTTCCATCTGTATTCACCCCTATGCAATGCTCACAGAAGGCCAGGAATGAGTGCACGCCAACCAAGACAGTCCATGATGAGGGGGCTTATGTCTTTTCTGGAAGATCTATGGTAGGGACTCCCAACTTGTGTGTTGCAATAGTTCAAGGTATGTGTCCCCACCTTTGAGGATGTGGATAGAGACGGCCTGGGTGGCCCCCAATGGGTCTTTATTGGTGAAAATCTATGTTGCTTCTATCACTGGCAACGTAATGTGCAAGAACTGATATGAGTGCTGGACACGATAGAAACTATTGGACTCTGCACTGGTGACTACTGGGGACACTGCTAGCAAGTAAAAATCAAAACCTGCAAGTGACATATCTTGCTGGTTGCCTGATAATTGGTGAGTCGCTGACTGGGAGTAAACATGCAGCAAATATAGAAAGCAATTGCAAAGATGTCTGGATCTCAACAAGCagaaaagttaaagaaaaggaTTACTGCAAGgaagatttatattatatacagacaCCTTTACCTCTTtattgacaggttctctttaacatcCCATCCAATACCAGTGTCTCACTTTTGGGAATTGGCAATACCAAAAACCCAAAGTTGACCCAATCTAGTATATGGGAACAGAAACATCAGAGCCAATTTAGTATATGATGAACAAAGACATCAGACCCAATCTAGTATATGGGAACAGAGATGTCCGACCCAATCTAGTATACTGGAACAGAGACGTCGGACCCAATCTAGTTTACGGTAACAGAGACGTCAGACCCAATCTAGTATACGGGTACAGAGACGTCAGAGCCAATCTAGTATATGATGAACAGAGACATCAGAGACGTCAGACCCAATCTAGTATATGGGAACAGAGACATCAGACCCAATCCAGTATACAAAGAACAGAGATGTCAGACCAAATCTAAAATACGGGAACAAAGACACCAGACCCAATCTAGCATATGGGAACAGAGACATCAGACCCAATCTGATATACAGGAACAGAGACATCAGAGTCAATCTAGTATATGGGGAACAAAGACACTAGACCCAATCTACCACAAGGGAACAGAGACGTCAGAACCAATGCAGTATACGGGAACAAAGACGTCAGACCCAATGTAGTACACAGGAAAAGAGACGTCAGAGCCAATCTAGTATAGGGAACAGAGACATCAGACCCAATCTAATATACAGGAATGGAGACATCAGAGTCAATCTAGTATATGGGGAACAAGGACACCAGACCCAATCTAGCACAAGGGAACAGAGATGTCAGACCCAATGTAGTATACGGGAACAGAGACGTCAGACCCAATCTAGTATACGGGAACAGAGACGTCAGAGCCAATNNNNNNNNNNNNNNNNNNNNNNNNNNNNNNNNNNNNNNNNNNNNNNNNNNNNNNNNNNNNNNNNNNNNNNNNNNNNNNNNNNNNNNNNNNNNNNNNNNNNNNNNNNNNNNNNNNNNNNNNNNNNNNNNNNNNNNNNNNNNNNNNNNNNNNNNNNNNNNNNNNNNNNNNNNNNNNNNNNNNNNNNNNNNNNNNNNNNNNNNNNNNNNNNNNNNNNNNNNNNNNNNNNNNNNNNNNNNNNNNNNNNNNNNNNNNNNNNNNNNNNNNNNNNNNNNNNNNNNNNNNNNNNNNNNNNNNNNNNNNNNNNNNNNNNNNNNNNNNNNNNNNNNNNNNNNNNNNNNNNNNNNNNNNNNNNNNNNNNNNNNNNNNNNNNNNNNNNNNNNNNNNNNNNNNNNNNNNNNNNNNNNNNNNNNNNNNNNNNNNNNNNNNNNNNNNNNNNNNNNNNNNNNNNNNNNNNNNNNNNNNNNNNNNNNNNNNNNNNNNNNNNNNNNNNNNNNNNNNNNNNNNNNNNNNNNNNNNNNNNNNNNNNNNNNNNNNNNNNNNNNNNNNNNNNNNNNNNNNNNNNNNNNNNNNNNNNNNNNNNNNNNNNNNNNNNNNNNNNNNNNNNNNNNNNNNNNNNNNNNNNNNNNNNNNNNNNNNNNNNNNNNNNNNNNNNNNNNNNNNNNNNNNNNNNNNNNNNNNNNNNNNNNNNNNNNNNNNNNNNNNNNNNNNNNNNNNNNNNNNNNNNNNNNNNNNNNNNNNNNNNNNNNNNNNNNNNNNNNNNNNNNNNNNNNNNNNNNNNNNNNNNNNNNNNNNNNNNNNNNNNNNNNNNNNNNNNNNNNNNNNNNCCAATCTAGTATAGGGAACAGAGACATCAGACATAGTATATGGGAACAAAGACAGATCATGACATACTCCATATGGACAGTCTGCACAATATCACTCATACCTATAGACTACATGTAAGATATAC
This Pyxicephalus adspersus chromosome 6, UCB_Pads_2.0, whole genome shotgun sequence DNA region includes the following protein-coding sequences:
- the ATF5 gene encoding cyclic AMP-dependent transcription factor ATF-5; its protein translation is MSLLAALNLDLEMSMVPVSTLHWRADLLKIPAHGNHYEHLQVPMEDGVNVHGAEGGCLAGDGFTDWMTERVDFSCFLPVTADPSMPGPPAPDLEIMATLLKKELEQMEDYFLEETLSPGLPMPPDQVAPSTPPSHEVHFLFPTPDQQLSGRGVEFPAYIAEAPAPAPVALNTLDSGCLELMNLYTDVPSDFPREEEQDFMVINDTNDPPAQTKRLNRPTPYDRPATTSTSSSISNQPKGDRKQKKRDQNKTAALRYRQRKRAEYDALDEECQGLEVRNRELKEKSDSIEREIQYVKDLLIEVYKARSQRLRNN